Proteins encoded within one genomic window of Panicum virgatum strain AP13 chromosome 1N, P.virgatum_v5, whole genome shotgun sequence:
- the LOC120655290 gene encoding protein CLT2, chloroplastic-like isoform X1, giving the protein MQSRSRITARPERPRGSVPTPVWQLIFSALLLGRTYSARQIIGRLLVTSGVILAGASGANEGQFLSEVQLIWPALMITSSAFQAGASILKEAVFIDGAERLKGMRPDIFVVNSFGSGFQALFVFLLLPFLSNLRGIKFAELPGYLNGGAECFLNIGESSIVVGMAFDLTPQFGEDVICPCCFPYINFSSANINLHPFASFALHPSWRRARHVFHHWCCGAAGGSDSV; this is encoded by the exons ATGCAGAGCCGCAGCCGTATAACTGCGCGGCCCGAGCGGCCGAGGGGCAGCGTCCCGACCCCAG TGTGGCAGCTTATCTTCTCTGCCCTGCTCTTGGGAAGGACGTACTCTGCGAGACAAATAATTGGTCGCCTCCTAGTAACTTCTGGTGTGATTCTCGCTGGTGCAAG TGGAGCAAATGAGGGGCAATTTCTATCTGAAGTCCAGTTAATTTGGCCAGCACTGATGATCACATCGTCAGCATTTCAAGCTGGTGCGTCTATTCTGAAG GAGGCTGTTTTCATAGATGGTGCAGAACGTCTTAAG GGGATGCGTCCAGACATCTTTGTGGTTAATTCATTTGGATCTGGATTTCAG GCCCtttttgtctttcttcttcttccatttcTTTCTAACTTGAGGGGAATCAAGTTTGCTGAGCTTCCTGGTTACCTAAATGGTGGTGCTGAGTGCTTCTTAAATATTGGGGAAAGTTCCATTG TGGTAGGTATGGCATTCGATCTCACTCCTCaatttggtgaagatgtcatcTGCCCTTGTTGCTTCCCTTACATCAACTTCAGCAG TGCCAATATCAATCTACATCCTTTCGCTTCCTTTGCCCTACATCCCTCATGGCGCAGAGCTAGGCACGTCTTTCATCATTGGTGCTGTGGTGCTGCTGGTGGGTCTGATTCTGTATAA
- the LOC120655290 gene encoding protein CLT2, chloroplastic-like isoform X2 produces the protein MIDLAMAITKLGYFSGANEGQFLSEVQLIWPALMITSSAFQAGASILKEAVFIDGAERLKGMRPDIFVVNSFGSGFQALFVFLLLPFLSNLRGIKFAELPGYLNGGAECFLNIGESSIVVGMAFDLTPQFGEDVICPCCFPYINFSSANINLHPFASFALHPSWRRARHVFHHWCCGAAGGSDSV, from the exons ATGATTGATTTGGCTATGGCTATCACAAAACTTGGATATTTTAGTGGAGCAAATGAGGGGCAATTTCTATCTGAAGTCCAGTTAATTTGGCCAGCACTGATGATCACATCGTCAGCATTTCAAGCTGGTGCGTCTATTCTGAAG GAGGCTGTTTTCATAGATGGTGCAGAACGTCTTAAG GGGATGCGTCCAGACATCTTTGTGGTTAATTCATTTGGATCTGGATTTCAG GCCCtttttgtctttcttcttcttccatttcTTTCTAACTTGAGGGGAATCAAGTTTGCTGAGCTTCCTGGTTACCTAAATGGTGGTGCTGAGTGCTTCTTAAATATTGGGGAAAGTTCCATTG TGGTAGGTATGGCATTCGATCTCACTCCTCaatttggtgaagatgtcatcTGCCCTTGTTGCTTCCCTTACATCAACTTCAGCAG TGCCAATATCAATCTACATCCTTTCGCTTCCTTTGCCCTACATCCCTCATGGCGCAGAGCTAGGCACGTCTTTCATCATTGGTGCTGTGGTGCTGCTGGTGGGTCTGATTCTGTATAA
- the LOC120653347 gene encoding uncharacterized protein LOC120653347: MTKEILVQVSEFEHASEVWKAINEMFSSQSKSCILQIKSQLSREKKGDQSASAYYTKMKGLADEMAVAGKKLEDDDIIDYILNGLDADYNPFVSSISVKDHVTLSDLYGQLLTYEARLLQQNQDGGHFYSSANVASRGRGRGRSRGRGSNRGVSTSGRGASSSGRGFGNPQDSSDQDDGPLCQLCERYGHTIHHC, translated from the coding sequence ATGACCAAGGAGATCTTAGTTCAAGTCTCTGAGTTTGAGCATGCGTCGGAAGTTTGGAAAGCTATCAACGAGATGTTCTCATCTCAATCCAAGTCGTGCATCCTTCAAATCAAATCTCAGCTCTCTAGGGAGAAGAAAGGAGACCAATCTGCATCTGCTTATTACACTAAGATGAAAGGTCTTGCTGATGAGATGGCTGTTGCCGGCAAgaaacttgaagatgatgaTATCATTGATTATATTCTCAATGGGTTAGATGCTGATTACAACCCCTTCGTTTCATCTATATCTGTCAAGGATCATGTTACCTTGAGTGATCTATATGGTCAATTACTCACCTATGAGGCGCGGCTGCTCCAGCAAAATCAAGATGGAGGACACTTCTATTCCTCAGCCAATGTTGCATCCCGTGGTCGAGGTCGTGGACGAAGCCGTGGTCGAGGTTCTAATCGTGGTGTATCCACTTCTGGTCGCGGTGCATCTTCTTCTGGCCGTGGTTTTGGAAACCCTCAAGATTCTTCTGATCAAGATGATGGACCCTTGTGTCAACTCTGCGAGCGCTACGGCCATACCATCCATCACTGCTAG